In Pelobates fuscus isolate aPelFus1 unplaced genomic scaffold, aPelFus1.pri scaffold_24, whole genome shotgun sequence, one genomic interval encodes:
- the LOC134584770 gene encoding histone H2B 1.1-like, with protein MPDPAKSAPAPKKGSKKAVTKTQKKDGKKRRKSRKESYAIYVYKVLKQVHPDTGISSKAMGIMNSFVNDIFERIAGEASRLAHYNKRSTITSREIQTAVRLLLPGELAKHAVSEGTKAVTKYTSAK; from the coding sequence ATGCCTGATCCAGCAAAGTCCGCACCAGCCCCCaagaaaggctccaaaaaagccgtcaccaagactcagaagaaagatggcaagaagcgtagaaagagcaggaaggagagctatgccatctacgtgtacaaggtgctgaaGCAGGTCCATCCCGACACCGGCATCTCCTCCAAGGCAATGGGGATCATGAactcctttgtcaatgatatctttgagcgcatcgcaggagaagcttctcgcctggctcactacaacaagcgctccaccatcacctcccgggagatccagactgccgtgcgcctgctactacccggagagctggcaaagcacgccgtgtctgagggcaccaaggctgtcacaaagtacaccagcgccaagtaa
- the LOC134584850 gene encoding histone H2A type 2-B-like encodes MSGRGKQGGKTRAKAKTRSSRAGLQFPVGRVHRLLRKGNYAERVGAGAPVYLAAVLEYLTAEILELAGNAARDNKKTRIIPRHLQLAVRNDEELNKLLGGVTIAQGGVLPNIQAVLLPKKTESHKPKSK; translated from the coding sequence ATGTCTGGCCGCGGAAAGCAAGGTGGAAAGACCCGTGCAAAGGCGAAGACTCGCTCATCCCGAGCGGGACTTCAGTTCCCAGTCGGCAGAGTCCACCGTTTGCTGAGGAAGGGCAATTATGCAGAGCGTGTGGGAGCCGGTGCCCCCGtctatctggctgcagtgctggagtacctgaccgctgagattctggagctggcagggaatgccgctagagacaacaaaaagacccgcatcattccccgccatctccagctcgctgtccgtaacgatgaagagctcaacaaactgctgggaggagtgactatcgcccagggaggtgtcctgcctaacatccaggctgtgctgctgcccaagaagaCCGAGAGCCACAAGCCCAAGAGCAAGTAA